From one Treponema denticola genomic stretch:
- a CDS encoding thiamine ABC transporter substrate-binding protein: MKNHLRSILIFSFLIIGCAALFAGGAKESDGTKVVVYTTKSFAADYGPGPKIAELFKAKTGKEVEYVICKEGVLNRVILEGKASTADVLIGIDNHLIEKARKAKLLKAYKPTASDKIDSGVLIADDWLLTPFDYGYFAFMFDTKAKIKKPTSLKELTEPVYAKKIVILDPSSSTTGLGLAAWTRAVFGDNYLDFWKALKPNIFAMAPKWSTGYGYFTAGEAPIAISYTSSLASHVLYDKTNRFQPLIFEEGHIIQIEGMGIAANAANTKGAKEFIDFMLTEEAQSLLPETQFMYPVIKGLALPASYKDVPKPAKVLRIPSEDQTESVNAVINVLQK, from the coding sequence ATGAAAAATCATTTACGCTCTATTTTAATTTTCTCTTTTTTAATTATCGGTTGTGCCGCTCTTTTTGCAGGCGGTGCAAAAGAATCTGACGGAACAAAGGTTGTGGTTTACACAACAAAATCCTTTGCTGCCGACTACGGCCCCGGCCCGAAAATTGCCGAGCTCTTTAAGGCAAAAACGGGCAAAGAGGTTGAATATGTCATCTGCAAAGAAGGCGTTTTGAACAGGGTCATACTGGAAGGAAAGGCTTCTACAGCCGATGTCCTCATCGGTATAGATAATCACCTTATCGAAAAGGCCCGCAAAGCAAAACTTTTAAAAGCCTACAAACCTACGGCCTCAGACAAAATAGATTCAGGCGTTCTTATTGCCGATGACTGGCTTTTAACCCCCTTTGACTACGGCTATTTTGCCTTTATGTTCGACACAAAAGCCAAAATCAAAAAGCCCACATCTTTAAAAGAGTTGACCGAGCCCGTTTATGCAAAAAAGATTGTTATTTTGGATCCGAGTTCCAGCACAACAGGACTGGGCTTGGCCGCTTGGACAAGGGCTGTATTTGGAGATAATTACCTAGACTTTTGGAAGGCCCTCAAGCCAAATATCTTTGCCATGGCCCCCAAGTGGAGTACGGGCTACGGCTATTTTACAGCCGGAGAAGCTCCCATAGCCATCTCTTACACAAGCAGCCTCGCCTCCCATGTTTTATATGATAAAACAAACCGATTTCAGCCATTGATTTTTGAAGAAGGACATATTATTCAGATTGAAGGCATGGGTATTGCTGCCAATGCAGCTAATACTAAAGGAGCAAAGGAATTTATAGACTTTATGCTGACGGAAGAAGCTCAAAGCCTCCTGCCCGAAACGCAGTTTATGTACCCCGTTATCAAGGGACTTGCTCTTCCTGCTTCTTATAAGGATGTTCCCAAACCTGCAAAAGTTTTGCGTATTCCTTCAGAAGATCAAACCGAATCGGTAAATGCCGTAATCAATGTTTTACAAAAATAA
- a CDS encoding ABC transporter ATP-binding protein, with protein MENEKAFLQLKNIKKHFTEKDISISFELKKGKALALLGPSGCGKTTVLKIIAGLVSADSGEIILDGKNINHTPPGKRGIGMVFQDYALFPHLNVEENIFYGLVSQGMSKKEARKAIAPLVELFHLEALQKRKTDLLSGGEKQRVSLARSLAVKPALILFDEPLSALDADLRLHLRKELRAKQESLGYTAVYVTHDKDEAAALADEVLYMG; from the coding sequence ATGGAAAACGAAAAAGCATTTTTACAGCTTAAAAACATAAAAAAACATTTTACCGAAAAAGATATTTCCATTTCCTTTGAATTAAAAAAGGGGAAAGCTCTTGCCCTCCTCGGTCCTTCGGGCTGCGGCAAAACAACGGTTCTAAAAATAATCGCAGGCCTTGTCTCTGCGGATTCGGGAGAAATTATTTTGGACGGAAAGAATATCAATCACACGCCTCCCGGTAAACGCGGAATCGGAATGGTCTTTCAGGACTATGCCCTCTTCCCTCATCTCAATGTTGAAGAAAACATTTTCTACGGTTTGGTTTCCCAAGGCATGTCCAAAAAGGAAGCCCGTAAGGCCATTGCCCCCCTCGTCGAGCTGTTTCATTTGGAGGCCTTACAAAAACGCAAAACGGATCTCCTTTCGGGCGGAGAAAAACAAAGGGTTTCTCTTGCACGGAGCCTTGCAGTAAAGCCCGCCCTCATCCTCTTTGATGAACCCCTTTCTGCCCTCGATGCAGACCTTCGCCTGCACTTGCGTAAAGAATTAAGAGCCAAGCAGGAGAGCTTGGGCTACACAGCCGTTTATGTTACCCACGACAAAGACGAGGCTGCCGCCCTTGCCGATGAGGTGCTCTACATGGGCTAG
- a CDS encoding FAD-binding oxidoreductase, producing the protein MGKRYEYKDFKPVWEQVPPPKDSFREAAKWGDPNEFKEPNERLYKYMKTVFGIGDETFKQKRFEGLEALPESLPVNLDQKHIEALKEIFGEADVSTAVKDRVSVAYGKTMYDAYRLREGILENIADVVVYPSDHDQIVKLVAYANEHKIPLYVYGGGSSVTRGVEAVRGGISLDMRKNFNKVLAFNETDQTITVQAGMSGPQLEAHLNNAQKEFNAKMAYTCGHFPQSFEYSSVGGWVVTRGAGQNSTYYGNIKDIVFQQTYVTPAGIVKSYGLPAHAVGPDIDELMMGSEGSFGILTNVTLRFFKYRPETRKKFSFIFKTWEAGMKACREIMQNESGFPSVFRLSDAEETDMALKLYGVEGTIAETAMNLMGYKPMKRCLFLGWSEGAKEFSKQLYKKVKRICKQNGGLFLTGKPVDGWEHGRFTDPYLRESLQDYGVIIDTMECSVTWDMMPRVHEEVRRFAKSRPHTVCMTHLSHAYPQGANLYFIFIGLFKNKEEYVEYQYGIFDNIMKAGAAMSHHHGVGKMTAAWVEESIGQTNFEIFKALKKHFDPNNIMNPGGTLGLDMTEDQKRKPKYAGKTWKEK; encoded by the coding sequence ATGGGAAAAAGATATGAGTACAAGGATTTTAAACCGGTTTGGGAACAGGTACCGCCTCCAAAGGACTCTTTTAGAGAAGCTGCGAAGTGGGGAGACCCAAATGAATTTAAGGAGCCTAACGAAAGACTTTATAAATATATGAAAACGGTCTTCGGCATAGGAGATGAGACATTTAAACAAAAGCGTTTTGAAGGACTTGAGGCCTTGCCTGAAAGCCTTCCCGTAAACCTCGACCAAAAACACATTGAGGCCTTAAAAGAAATTTTCGGAGAGGCCGATGTCAGCACGGCTGTTAAGGATAGGGTATCGGTCGCTTACGGAAAAACTATGTACGATGCCTACCGCCTCCGTGAGGGCATCCTTGAAAACATCGCCGATGTTGTAGTATACCCTTCCGATCATGACCAAATAGTTAAACTTGTAGCATACGCAAATGAACACAAAATTCCCCTCTATGTGTACGGAGGCGGTTCTTCCGTTACCAGAGGCGTTGAAGCAGTAAGGGGCGGCATATCCCTCGATATGCGTAAAAACTTTAACAAGGTTTTAGCCTTTAACGAAACAGACCAGACAATTACGGTGCAAGCCGGAATGTCGGGGCCCCAACTGGAAGCTCACTTAAACAATGCCCAAAAAGAATTCAATGCAAAGATGGCCTACACCTGCGGACACTTCCCGCAATCCTTTGAATACTCATCCGTGGGAGGATGGGTAGTTACCCGCGGAGCAGGACAAAATTCCACATATTACGGAAATATAAAGGACATAGTTTTTCAACAAACCTATGTAACTCCTGCGGGCATCGTCAAAAGCTACGGACTTCCCGCCCATGCGGTCGGACCGGACATCGACGAGCTTATGATGGGGAGCGAGGGCTCTTTCGGAATTCTTACAAATGTTACCTTGCGCTTCTTTAAATACAGGCCGGAAACCCGCAAAAAGTTCAGCTTTATATTTAAAACTTGGGAAGCCGGAATGAAAGCATGCCGCGAGATTATGCAAAACGAATCGGGCTTTCCCTCGGTGTTTAGGCTTTCGGATGCGGAAGAAACCGACATGGCGTTAAAGCTCTACGGAGTTGAAGGCACCATAGCCGAAACTGCGATGAACCTCATGGGATATAAACCGATGAAACGCTGCCTCTTTTTAGGCTGGAGCGAAGGGGCTAAAGAATTTTCAAAGCAGCTTTACAAAAAGGTAAAGCGGATATGTAAACAAAACGGCGGACTTTTTTTAACGGGTAAGCCTGTAGACGGCTGGGAGCACGGCCGCTTTACGGATCCGTATTTAAGAGAATCCTTACAAGATTACGGAGTAATAATAGACACAATGGAATGCAGCGTAACATGGGATATGATGCCGAGAGTTCACGAAGAGGTAAGAAGATTTGCAAAATCCCGCCCTCACACGGTCTGCATGACCCATCTTTCCCATGCCTATCCGCAAGGAGCAAACCTGTACTTTATCTTTATAGGTCTTTTTAAAAACAAGGAAGAATATGTGGAATACCAGTACGGCATCTTCGATAACATAATGAAGGCAGGAGCGGCCATGAGCCACCACCACGGTGTAGGCAAGATGACGGCAGCTTGGGTGGAAGAATCCATAGGCCAAACCAATTTTGAAATCTTTAAGGCTTTAAAAAAACATTTCGACCCGAACAATATAATGAATCCGGGCGGAACCCTTGGCCTAGATATGACTGAAGACCAAAAAAGAAAACCAAAATACGCCGGAAAGACTTGGAAAGAAAAATAA
- a CDS encoding methyl-accepting chemotaxis protein: protein MKHRFSLRNKLMIIFGLLILTVGFILSVLAIRTARKAVTEKVATHLIDKATDTAEILDGRVNSFFQFFEGIARTPMLRDSTLSYQEKTAYLMKEAAFNERIKELDITDKNGNFYYAGGSVQVSDREWFQKALSGEKFVTEPYIERATGTLVITFAVPVFDSTHTVVGVLSADVNGLQLSEDISDIVVGKTGVCYILGLTGTTIADKDEELVKNRINFSEEAKKDAAFTSLADFEKMAVEIDEPSIGFYEYKGISKIASYATMKTTGWKVIVQAPKDEFMGTVNELKLEMILIGFGVLAVSLIIVFFVARAMIKPVNVVVGALKDIAQGEGDLTVRLPVTGNDEVTDLSNYFNQTISKIGSSIKAVGESSEDMTHIGNELASNMTETASAVHQISANIDGVKQQALTQAASVTETAATVEEIIRTIKQLNGSIENQAASVAESSSAIEQMVGNIASITQTLGKTDDVIKTLASATANGKETVTGANSVTQKIAEESGGLLEASSVIQHIASQTNLLAMNAAIEAAHAGEAGKGFAVVADEIRKLAEESSTQGKTITSTLKVLSGEIEALSASSKTAEEKFNAIFNLSEQVKTMSQNLMDAMREQENGSKEVLTAIRDINMVTNQVNDGSAEMLRGGENVAEEMQKLDELTRVITDSMNEMASGAVQISNAVQEVNAISQKNKQSIENLANEVSKFKV from the coding sequence ATGAAACATCGTTTTTCACTACGAAACAAATTGATGATTATCTTCGGCTTGCTTATTCTTACGGTCGGTTTTATACTTAGCGTTTTAGCTATACGCACTGCACGCAAAGCCGTAACCGAAAAGGTAGCAACACACCTTATAGACAAGGCAACCGATACGGCTGAAATTCTTGACGGGCGTGTTAATTCATTCTTTCAATTTTTTGAGGGTATTGCTCGTACACCGATGCTCCGAGACAGCACTCTTTCATATCAAGAGAAAACGGCGTATTTGATGAAAGAAGCGGCTTTTAATGAAAGAATAAAAGAACTGGATATAACCGATAAAAACGGAAACTTTTACTATGCAGGAGGTTCCGTTCAAGTAAGCGACAGGGAATGGTTTCAAAAGGCTCTTTCCGGAGAAAAATTCGTTACCGAACCGTACATAGAAAGAGCGACTGGAACACTTGTAATAACTTTTGCAGTTCCCGTTTTCGATTCCACCCATACCGTAGTCGGGGTTTTATCCGCCGACGTCAATGGTTTACAGCTATCGGAAGACATATCGGATATCGTCGTAGGCAAAACGGGAGTTTGCTACATTTTAGGACTGACCGGAACTACCATCGCCGATAAAGATGAGGAACTGGTAAAAAACCGCATAAATTTCAGCGAAGAGGCAAAAAAAGATGCCGCTTTTACTTCTCTTGCCGATTTTGAAAAAATGGCGGTCGAAATCGACGAGCCTTCAATCGGTTTTTATGAATACAAGGGTATAAGCAAAATAGCTTCGTATGCCACTATGAAAACCACTGGTTGGAAAGTTATTGTTCAGGCCCCCAAAGATGAATTTATGGGAACCGTTAATGAACTGAAGCTTGAAATGATTCTCATCGGGTTCGGTGTTTTAGCAGTCAGTTTGATTATCGTCTTTTTTGTTGCCCGTGCAATGATAAAACCCGTTAATGTTGTCGTTGGTGCTCTAAAAGATATTGCCCAAGGCGAAGGTGATTTGACTGTACGCTTGCCCGTTACCGGCAACGATGAGGTTACCGACCTCTCCAACTACTTCAATCAAACCATTTCCAAAATCGGCTCGTCGATTAAAGCCGTCGGTGAAAGCAGTGAAGATATGACACATATCGGAAACGAGCTTGCTTCCAATATGACAGAAACAGCGAGTGCCGTTCACCAAATAAGTGCGAACATTGACGGCGTTAAGCAGCAGGCTTTGACCCAAGCTGCAAGTGTTACCGAAACGGCTGCAACAGTAGAAGAAATTATCCGCACAATAAAACAGCTTAACGGCAGTATCGAAAATCAAGCAGCTTCCGTTGCCGAGTCTTCTTCAGCTATCGAGCAAATGGTCGGCAATATCGCTTCAATCACGCAGACACTCGGCAAAACCGATGATGTTATAAAAACTCTTGCTTCAGCCACGGCCAACGGCAAAGAAACAGTTACAGGAGCGAACAGCGTTACGCAAAAAATAGCCGAAGAATCCGGCGGTCTATTGGAGGCTTCAAGTGTTATTCAGCACATCGCAAGCCAAACCAACTTGCTCGCAATGAACGCCGCAATCGAAGCCGCCCACGCAGGCGAAGCAGGCAAGGGCTTTGCCGTCGTTGCCGACGAAATCCGTAAGCTCGCAGAAGAATCCAGCACTCAAGGCAAAACCATTACTTCCACCCTTAAAGTCCTCTCCGGCGAGATTGAGGCTCTTTCAGCCTCTTCAAAAACGGCAGAAGAAAAGTTCAACGCCATCTTCAACTTATCCGAACAAGTCAAAACTATGAGCCAAAACCTCATGGACGCTATGCGTGAACAGGAAAACGGCAGTAAAGAAGTGCTCACTGCAATCCGCGACATCAACATGGTAACCAACCAAGTCAACGACGGCTCCGCAGAAATGCTCCGCGGCGGCGAAAATGTTGCCGAAGAAATGCAAAAACTCGATGAGCTTACCCGCGTCATCACCGACAGCATGAACGAGATGGCCTCCGGTGCCGTACAAATCAGTAATGCCGTACAAGAAGTAAACGCAATAAGTCAAAAAAATAAGCAAAGTATTGAGAATTTGGCAAACGAGGTTTCTAAATTTAAGGTGTAA
- a CDS encoding ABC transporter permease: MFYKNKKQSRDTRPDRVFRPSGLSKVGRLVLPLGGLIFFLVLLSFFLPLILSFVPLFSSRFDFSHITGVKSSFDFSQIFRITAFTVSQAFFSSALACAVGFAAAYFCARKNFRGRKFLMALSSVPLCVPAIIVALSFIIFFGNNGILNSFLKSLLNQDEPPVNFVFSMTGVIIIHGFYNFPLAMKTISQVWERLSEDEPNAALLLGASKFRIFKTITFPALLNSIAVSFLLIFLFCFFSFIIILLFGGLALTTLEVELYKAARTKLDMNLAAKIALTEISAALILIFIYSKLQKKMMVQNENLKGIRERTAIKGFGQKVFFSFTIFIIILFLIAPLFSIFLHSTYNVNYTSIFNKFFYFKAWKNIFLSRTFWMALWTSIKIGILTALVSLIASLFFAYITVFYNRRKIYAVPYLPLAVSSVMLGFGWLLLRPNGTELILIFAQSSLAWPFAWTQIQTALLRIPQNIINAAVLLSPDKKTAFFKVIVPMCKKGIFSALAFVFAISAGDASLPIVLNIPRFNNLALLIFDYASSYRFVESSAVAVVLSLITGFVFFLQEKEI; the protein is encoded by the coding sequence ATGTTTTACAAAAATAAAAAACAAAGCCGAGATACTCGGCCTGACCGAGTTTTTCGGCCGAGCGGCCTATCAAAGGTAGGCCGCCTTGTTTTACCGCTTGGCGGCCTCATCTTTTTTCTTGTACTGCTTTCTTTTTTTCTTCCGCTGATTTTAAGCTTTGTTCCCTTATTTTCTTCACGCTTTGACTTTTCGCATATTACGGGGGTAAAAAGCTCTTTTGACTTTTCGCAGATTTTTAGGATTACAGCCTTTACGGTTTCTCAGGCTTTTTTTTCCTCAGCCCTTGCCTGTGCGGTAGGCTTTGCTGCCGCTTATTTTTGTGCAAGAAAAAATTTTCGGGGTAGAAAATTTTTAATGGCTCTGTCGAGTGTCCCCCTCTGCGTGCCTGCAATAATCGTTGCCCTTTCCTTTATAATATTTTTCGGCAATAACGGAATCCTCAATTCTTTTTTAAAGAGCTTATTAAACCAAGACGAACCGCCTGTCAATTTTGTGTTTTCGATGACAGGAGTAATTATAATCCACGGCTTTTACAACTTTCCCCTTGCGATGAAAACAATTTCTCAAGTTTGGGAACGCTTAAGCGAAGATGAACCTAATGCAGCCCTCCTTTTAGGCGCAAGTAAATTTAGAATCTTTAAGACCATAACCTTTCCGGCTCTTTTAAATTCGATAGCCGTTTCCTTTTTGTTGATTTTCCTTTTTTGCTTTTTTAGTTTTATAATAATCCTGCTTTTCGGAGGCCTTGCCCTTACTACCTTAGAGGTAGAACTTTACAAGGCAGCCCGCACAAAATTGGATATGAACCTTGCCGCAAAGATAGCCCTCACCGAAATATCTGCGGCCTTAATTTTAATCTTCATCTATTCTAAGCTGCAAAAAAAGATGATGGTACAAAACGAAAACCTAAAAGGAATAAGGGAGCGGACTGCAATAAAAGGCTTTGGACAAAAAGTTTTTTTTAGCTTTACGATTTTTATAATTATTCTTTTTTTAATAGCGCCCTTATTTTCTATCTTTTTACATTCTACATATAATGTAAATTATACTTCTATCTTTAATAAATTCTTTTATTTTAAAGCATGGAAAAATATTTTTTTATCCCGAACTTTTTGGATGGCTCTTTGGACAAGTATCAAAATCGGTATTCTTACAGCCCTTGTAAGCCTCATAGCTTCTTTGTTCTTCGCATACATTACCGTCTTTTATAACCGGAGAAAAATATACGCGGTTCCCTATCTGCCCTTGGCCGTTTCATCGGTAATGCTGGGCTTCGGCTGGCTCTTATTAAGACCCAACGGAACGGAGCTCATTTTAATCTTTGCACAAAGCTCACTTGCATGGCCCTTTGCGTGGACTCAGATACAGACCGCGCTTTTACGCATTCCTCAAAATATTATCAATGCAGCAGTCTTGCTTTCACCGGACAAAAAAACGGCCTTTTTTAAGGTGATAGTACCCATGTGCAAGAAGGGCATCTTTTCCGCCTTGGCCTTTGTCTTTGCCATAAGTGCGGGCGATGCTTCCTTGCCAATAGTTTTAAACATACCGCGGTTTAATAACCTTGCCCTGCTGATTTTCGATTATGCTTCTTCATACCGCTTTGTAGAATCTTCTGCGGTTGCAGTCGTCTTAAGCCTTATAACCGGCTTTGTTTTCTTTTTACAGGAAAAAGAAATTTAA